Proteins encoded by one window of Candidatus Sumerlaea chitinivorans:
- a CDS encoding Signal recognition particle, subunit Ffh SRP54: protein MFENLTEKLESVFKNLRGQGQITEANVRQAMRDVKMALLEADVNYKVVKDFLARVQEKALGQEVLTSVTPGQQMVKIIYDELVEVLGGNNPPFSLTPGQLHTILMLGLQGSGKTTFCGKLARRLAKEGWKPLLVACDIHRPAAVQQLHVVGQAAGVDVFSMGTDKPAPEIAKAALEHARQHGYNVVIVDTAGRLHIDEVRMDELQAIKEVTKPTFTFLVADAMTGQDAVTSASTFHEKVGIDGVCLTKMDGDARGGAALSIHAITGKPVKFIGTGEKLEDLQEFFPDRMASRILGMGDVISLVEKAQEHFDEKQAMELARKMRTASFTLQDFLDQMQQVKKMGPLRNLLELLPGVGSALKDVDIPESEIKRTEAIILSMTPEEREHPEILNGSRKARIARGSGTTPQQVNALLQQFEATKKMMQGVLKMQDRMKAAGADGQAAPASITGGNLSARERAKRLQRKLFERRQRQQQLRRQRQRKKR, encoded by the coding sequence ATGTTTGAAAATCTGACGGAAAAACTTGAGAGCGTTTTTAAGAACCTTCGCGGGCAAGGTCAGATTACTGAAGCAAACGTCCGCCAAGCCATGCGCGATGTGAAAATGGCGCTGCTGGAAGCGGACGTGAACTACAAAGTGGTCAAAGACTTCCTTGCGCGCGTTCAGGAAAAAGCTCTCGGGCAGGAAGTGCTGACCTCCGTCACGCCGGGTCAGCAGATGGTGAAAATCATCTACGACGAATTGGTGGAAGTCCTGGGGGGAAATAATCCACCCTTTTCGCTGACGCCGGGACAATTGCACACCATATTAATGCTGGGGCTTCAGGGGAGCGGAAAGACCACATTTTGCGGTAAACTTGCGCGTCGGCTCGCAAAAGAGGGCTGGAAACCGCTTCTCGTGGCTTGCGATATCCACCGCCCCGCCGCAGTCCAGCAACTGCACGTCGTGGGGCAGGCGGCGGGCGTGGACGTCTTCAGCATGGGGACGGATAAACCAGCTCCCGAGATTGCCAAAGCTGCGTTAGAACATGCGCGCCAGCACGGCTACAATGTGGTCATTGTGGACACCGCGGGCCGCCTGCACATCGACGAAGTGCGCATGGATGAACTGCAAGCCATCAAGGAAGTGACCAAACCGACGTTCACGTTCCTCGTGGCAGATGCAATGACGGGTCAAGATGCGGTCACAAGCGCCTCCACATTCCATGAGAAAGTCGGGATCGACGGCGTGTGCCTCACGAAAATGGACGGCGACGCCCGCGGTGGCGCTGCGCTTTCAATTCACGCCATCACAGGCAAACCGGTAAAATTCATCGGCACGGGTGAGAAGCTCGAAGACCTACAGGAATTCTTCCCGGACCGCATGGCCAGCCGAATCCTCGGGATGGGAGACGTGATTTCTCTCGTCGAGAAGGCGCAGGAACATTTCGACGAGAAACAGGCGATGGAGCTCGCACGCAAGATGCGCACGGCCAGCTTCACCCTGCAGGATTTCCTCGACCAGATGCAGCAGGTGAAAAAAATGGGGCCGTTGCGTAACCTGCTTGAACTCCTCCCCGGTGTCGGTAGTGCGCTAAAAGACGTGGACATTCCAGAGAGTGAGATCAAGCGCACGGAAGCCATCATTCTTTCGATGACCCCCGAGGAGCGCGAACATCCCGAAATCTTGAACGGCTCGCGCAAAGCGCGCATCGCTCGCGGTAGTGGCACTACCCCCCAACAAGTCAACGCTCTGCTGCAGCAATTCGAAGCAACCAAGAAGATGATGCAGGGCGTGCTCAAGATGCAGGATCGCATGAAAGCAGCGGGAGCAGACGGCCAAGCTGCGCCCGCAAGTATTACGGGGGGGAACCTCTCGGCACGCGAACGGGCCAAACGCTTGCAGCGGAAACTCTTCGAGCGCCGCCAACGCCAGCAACAACTCCGCCGCCAACGTCAGCGCAAGAAACGCTAA
- a CDS encoding Phosphoribosylamine--glycine ligase, with translation MKEKLKKVLVIGGGGREHAIVWKLRQSKRVAQIYCTPGNAGIARDAITFEASFGDNFAKLVQRALLLGIDYTIVGPEAPLAEGIVDAFEAAGLKIFGPNRQAARLEASKSFAKEVMQAARIPTAEAATFEDAREAIRFAKSLGAPLIVKADGLAAGKGVVVARTMEEAISAIRKNLEEHQFGEASKRIVIEEYLEGEEASILAFTDGNVILPMASAQDHKRLNDGDLGPNTGGMGAYSPAPIVTPELMDEVRETVFLPLMEELQRRGITYKGVIYAGLMITEEGPRVLEFNCRFGDPETQVILPRLKNDLLDLVEAVCEGTLCEHTLEWTDEVALCVVMAARGYPEAPEKGAVITGLDEVMLDGQALVFHAGTAQRGRDIVVSGGRVLGVTVLASSLPRAMDAVYRQVERIHFDGAHFRRDIGRKALAHL, from the coding sequence ATGAAAGAGAAATTGAAAAAAGTTCTCGTGATCGGAGGGGGAGGGCGGGAGCACGCAATCGTTTGGAAATTGCGACAGAGCAAGCGGGTCGCCCAAATCTATTGTACCCCGGGCAACGCAGGGATCGCCCGTGACGCAATTACTTTTGAAGCGTCCTTTGGGGATAACTTTGCCAAGCTCGTTCAGCGTGCTTTGTTGCTGGGGATCGACTATACGATTGTTGGTCCCGAAGCTCCGCTGGCCGAGGGCATTGTGGATGCGTTTGAAGCCGCGGGGCTCAAGATTTTCGGGCCCAATCGCCAAGCCGCACGCTTGGAGGCGAGCAAAAGTTTTGCTAAAGAGGTGATGCAGGCTGCGCGGATCCCAACCGCGGAGGCGGCGACTTTTGAAGATGCTCGTGAAGCCATCCGATTTGCAAAATCTCTGGGGGCACCCCTCATTGTAAAAGCTGATGGCCTTGCTGCGGGCAAAGGGGTCGTTGTCGCGAGAACGATGGAGGAAGCCATCAGCGCGATCCGGAAGAATCTGGAGGAACACCAATTTGGAGAAGCCAGCAAGCGCATTGTGATCGAGGAGTATCTGGAAGGGGAAGAGGCCAGCATCTTGGCCTTTACGGATGGGAACGTCATTCTCCCCATGGCAAGTGCCCAGGATCACAAGCGTCTCAATGATGGAGATCTCGGTCCAAACACCGGCGGCATGGGAGCGTATAGCCCCGCACCGATCGTCACACCAGAACTCATGGACGAAGTGCGCGAGACAGTTTTCTTGCCCCTGATGGAAGAACTTCAGCGGCGAGGCATAACGTACAAAGGCGTCATTTATGCGGGGCTGATGATTACCGAGGAGGGACCCCGTGTGCTCGAGTTCAATTGTCGTTTTGGCGATCCCGAAACACAGGTGATCCTGCCTCGCCTCAAGAATGACCTGCTGGACCTTGTCGAAGCCGTGTGTGAGGGCACGCTTTGCGAACACACTTTAGAATGGACGGACGAGGTAGCTCTCTGTGTGGTGATGGCCGCGCGGGGCTACCCGGAAGCGCCTGAGAAAGGCGCGGTCATCACCGGCTTGGACGAGGTTATGCTTGATGGGCAGGCGTTGGTCTTCCACGCCGGGACCGCCCAACGCGGCAGAGACATTGTGGTGAGCGGGGGGCGTGTGCTGGGCGTCACTGTGCTCGCCTCCTCCCTTCCGCGCGCGATGGACGCTGTCTATCGACAGGTCGAGCGGATTCACTTCGACGGTGCCCATTTTCGGCGCGATATTGGAAGGAAGGCTCTCGCACATCTCTGA
- a CDS encoding 3'-to-5' exoribonuclease RNase R codes for MMEILRNRILDYIRAHRTRTVSLNELMKELGLPSADRRRVQAVLHELCAQGQIIRVRGHHYGLPERVPTITGILHVNPKGFGFVTPDEAYIHGTEPAQTIFIPLKRMHDALHGDRVMVRVRSEAGKSPEGEVVKVLERGTRELVGTFYFTRKGGQVIPRNERITRVIFTERPHPSLRVKDGVFVLAEITEWTPANQPLYGRVKEVLGDEETAGIDVTVIIRDAGVDPDFPPEVLAEAEALPSRIPQEEYHRRMDLRNVVTFTMDGATAKDFDDALSIEPLPDNRWLLGVHIADVAYYVREGSALDREAFDRGTSIYPVDRVVPMLPERLSNDLCSLRPNEDRLALSCFMEIDRRGRVHEYSIRPSIIRSRHRLIYEQVQEFMEGRATPEIRRKLADIRPQLDELYQLRRVLTDMRLRRGALDLDIPETEVHFAPDGSVTDVVRRQRLEAHRVVEECMLIANEVVATHLFRLRAPAIYRVHDEPDKNKLRQLQPILAQLGVRFPARKDITSDAIQIALERTEHLETGFIARRLILRAMMQAHYSDENIGHYGLASPCYTHFTSPIRRYPDLIVHRILHEVAAAGAPMEGIYEPLRDPREDEPERKPHSSYRETHHLPPPRVAHWRRILGPIARHSSERERRAQEIEYQAIQAKSLEYIRQFLGQEFEGYITSVLTWGFFVELREMPIEGLVHVRNLEDDYYEYDEERMVLVGRESGRTFKLGDRVIVAVEHANLAALELDFALVEHIRPRESTETDRERWREKQARKKRHAERRPTHGGFQKRGRRRRSR; via the coding sequence ATGATGGAAATACTTCGCAATCGCATTCTCGACTATATCCGCGCTCATCGTACTCGCACGGTTTCCCTTAACGAACTGATGAAGGAGCTTGGCTTGCCCTCGGCGGACCGACGGCGGGTGCAGGCTGTGCTTCATGAATTGTGCGCTCAGGGCCAGATTATACGGGTGCGGGGACACCACTATGGCCTGCCCGAAAGGGTGCCAACCATCACGGGAATTTTACACGTCAATCCGAAAGGCTTTGGCTTCGTGACTCCCGACGAAGCCTACATTCACGGCACCGAACCCGCCCAGACCATTTTCATTCCGCTCAAGCGCATGCATGATGCGCTTCACGGCGACAGGGTGATGGTACGGGTGCGCTCAGAAGCGGGGAAGAGCCCCGAAGGCGAAGTGGTGAAAGTACTCGAGCGGGGTACGCGCGAACTCGTCGGGACCTTCTACTTTACGCGCAAGGGGGGGCAGGTGATCCCTCGCAATGAGCGGATTACCCGCGTGATTTTCACCGAGCGCCCTCATCCCTCCCTGCGTGTCAAGGATGGTGTGTTCGTGCTCGCTGAAATTACCGAGTGGACCCCCGCAAATCAGCCCCTCTATGGGCGGGTGAAGGAAGTCCTTGGCGATGAAGAGACGGCAGGGATTGACGTCACGGTCATCATTCGCGACGCGGGCGTGGATCCTGACTTCCCGCCGGAAGTCCTTGCCGAAGCTGAGGCTCTGCCTTCGCGCATTCCACAGGAAGAGTATCACCGCCGCATGGACCTGCGCAATGTGGTCACTTTCACCATGGACGGAGCCACAGCAAAGGATTTCGACGATGCCCTTTCGATCGAGCCGTTGCCGGATAACCGTTGGCTACTCGGAGTCCATATCGCGGACGTAGCCTACTACGTGCGCGAGGGGAGTGCACTCGACCGAGAGGCTTTCGACCGCGGCACGTCCATTTATCCAGTGGACCGCGTGGTTCCCATGTTGCCCGAACGTTTGTCGAATGACCTCTGCTCCTTGCGTCCCAACGAGGACCGATTGGCCCTAAGTTGCTTCATGGAAATAGATCGCCGGGGGCGAGTGCATGAGTATTCCATCCGCCCCTCAATTATCCGAAGCCGTCACCGATTGATTTATGAACAAGTCCAAGAATTCATGGAGGGGCGTGCTACCCCAGAGATTCGCCGCAAGCTTGCGGACATCCGACCGCAACTTGACGAGCTTTATCAGCTTCGCCGCGTTTTGACGGACATGCGCCTCCGTCGCGGTGCTCTTGATTTGGACATTCCCGAGACAGAGGTCCACTTTGCCCCGGACGGGTCCGTAACCGACGTTGTCCGGCGACAGCGGCTCGAGGCGCACCGCGTGGTGGAAGAGTGCATGCTCATCGCCAACGAGGTGGTTGCCACGCATCTGTTTCGGCTGCGTGCCCCCGCCATCTACCGAGTGCACGACGAACCGGACAAAAATAAGCTTCGGCAACTCCAACCCATCCTTGCGCAACTGGGGGTGCGTTTCCCTGCGCGCAAGGATATTACCTCGGACGCAATCCAGATTGCTCTGGAGCGCACGGAACACTTAGAAACGGGATTCATTGCGCGTCGGCTCATTCTGCGCGCGATGATGCAAGCACATTACTCGGATGAGAACATCGGGCACTATGGCTTAGCGAGCCCGTGCTATACGCATTTTACGTCGCCCATCCGCCGCTATCCTGACCTTATTGTTCATCGGATCTTGCATGAGGTGGCCGCCGCAGGGGCCCCGATGGAGGGGATCTATGAACCTTTACGCGATCCGCGCGAAGATGAACCTGAGAGGAAGCCTCATTCCTCCTACCGCGAAACGCACCATCTGCCCCCACCGCGTGTAGCGCATTGGCGGCGCATCCTTGGGCCCATCGCTCGGCACTCCAGCGAACGCGAACGGCGGGCTCAGGAAATCGAGTATCAGGCCATTCAAGCAAAGTCGCTCGAGTATATTCGTCAATTCCTTGGTCAGGAATTCGAGGGCTACATTACGAGTGTTCTCACGTGGGGATTCTTCGTCGAGCTCCGAGAGATGCCAATCGAAGGTCTCGTTCACGTGCGAAACCTTGAGGACGACTACTACGAGTACGACGAGGAACGGATGGTGCTCGTTGGGCGAGAGAGCGGGCGCACCTTTAAGCTCGGCGACCGTGTGATCGTTGCGGTGGAACACGCGAACCTTGCAGCCCTTGAACTGGATTTTGCACTCGTGGAACACATTCGCCCGCGGGAATCCACCGAGACGGATCGCGAGCGGTGGCGGGAAAAGCAGGCGCGTAAGAAACGTCACGCCGAACGTCGGCCCACACATGGCGGCTTTCAAAAGCGAGGGCGGCGTCGCCGTTCGCGTTAG
- a CDS encoding Glycosyl transferase, family 2: MVILANRVAREFTEDYEIIVVDDGSRDGSREVLDELQSILPDRIKLVLHDKNRGYGGALRSGFATASKEWVFYTDGDAQYDPRELRELIKKVSEEVDVVQGYKIKRHDPWYRILIGELYRLSMKVLFSLKIRDVDCDFRLIRRSVLQKFHLTQDSGVICLELVKKLHMAGARFTEVGVTHHFRAYGHSQFFNFGRIARVGIGVLKLWWELVIRREGV; this comes from the coding sequence ATGGTGATTCTGGCAAATCGCGTAGCTCGTGAATTCACGGAGGACTATGAAATCATAGTCGTCGATGACGGAAGTCGGGATGGAAGCCGAGAGGTCTTGGACGAGCTCCAAAGCATTTTGCCAGACCGCATCAAACTGGTGTTGCACGATAAGAATCGTGGATATGGTGGCGCTCTTCGCTCGGGATTTGCAACAGCTTCGAAAGAGTGGGTGTTCTATACGGACGGTGATGCCCAGTATGATCCACGCGAATTAAGAGAGTTAATCAAGAAAGTTTCAGAGGAGGTGGACGTCGTCCAAGGGTATAAAATTAAGCGCCATGACCCTTGGTACCGGATCTTAATTGGAGAACTGTACCGACTGTCGATGAAAGTATTATTCTCACTAAAAATCCGGGATGTGGATTGTGACTTCCGTCTTATTCGGCGTAGCGTATTGCAAAAATTTCATCTTACTCAAGATAGTGGGGTGATCTGTTTAGAGCTTGTGAAGAAGCTCCACATGGCTGGGGCGCGGTTTACTGAGGTGGGGGTAACACATCATTTTCGCGCCTACGGTCACTCGCAGTTTTTTAACTTTGGCAGAATAGCTCGTGTGGGAATTGGTGTTTTGAAGCTTTGGTGGGAACTGGTGATACGACGAGAAGGGGTGTAA
- a CDS encoding Phosphoribosylformylglycinamidine cyclo-ligase, with the protein MVPKAITYEAAGVSIATADRLVDYLKSRNKAIGGFSGLFPCRTKGMKRPMLVASTDGVGTKLLIAKELRRFDTIGVDLVAMVVNDLITCGATPLFFLDYFATGKLRLAEAKAILEGIFRGCDEADMTLLGGETAELPGLYAPGDFDLAGFGVGIVDASQVIDGKKIQPGDLVFGVESSGLHSNGYSLARRVLLEIAEMKLTTRVRELGATLGEALLTPTRIYWPFVKALRRARVPIKAYAHITGGGIPGNLSRVLPSTVDAVVFKNRWDTPTIFKIIQRCGPVEYPEMLKTFNLGLGFMLVASEREQSRILSVARRCGERVHVVGHITKGSGKVRVEVE; encoded by the coding sequence ATGGTGCCGAAAGCCATTACCTACGAAGCAGCCGGGGTAAGCATCGCGACTGCAGATCGCCTTGTGGATTACCTGAAATCTCGCAACAAAGCCATTGGTGGGTTTAGTGGGCTTTTCCCATGTCGGACGAAAGGCATGAAACGCCCGATGCTTGTGGCATCCACTGACGGCGTGGGGACTAAGCTCCTTATTGCCAAGGAACTTCGCCGATTTGATACCATTGGTGTGGATTTAGTCGCGATGGTGGTGAACGACCTTATCACTTGTGGTGCCACCCCTCTCTTCTTTCTTGATTACTTCGCGACGGGCAAGCTTCGGCTGGCCGAGGCTAAAGCGATCCTCGAGGGGATTTTCCGTGGGTGTGACGAGGCCGACATGACCCTTCTCGGGGGCGAAACGGCGGAACTGCCCGGGCTTTATGCTCCCGGCGACTTTGATCTAGCCGGCTTCGGTGTCGGGATCGTGGATGCCTCGCAGGTCATTGACGGCAAGAAAATCCAGCCTGGTGATCTTGTTTTTGGTGTCGAGTCTTCCGGACTGCATTCGAACGGCTACTCGCTGGCACGACGTGTTTTGCTTGAGATTGCGGAGATGAAACTCACCACGCGCGTCCGCGAACTCGGCGCAACACTTGGGGAAGCGCTGCTTACACCAACCCGGATTTATTGGCCGTTTGTTAAAGCGTTGCGGCGTGCACGGGTTCCGATTAAGGCCTACGCCCATATCACGGGCGGAGGCATCCCCGGCAATCTTTCCCGAGTGTTGCCGTCAACGGTCGATGCCGTCGTCTTTAAGAATCGCTGGGATACTCCAACCATCTTCAAAATCATTCAGCGATGTGGACCCGTCGAATATCCGGAGATGCTCAAGACGTTCAATCTGGGTCTGGGTTTCATGTTGGTTGCAAGTGAACGCGAACAGTCACGAATCCTAAGCGTCGCCCGCAGGTGTGGCGAGCGAGTGCATGTGGTGGGACACATTACCAAAGGCAGCGGAAAGGTAAGGGTCGAAGTCGAATGA
- a CDS encoding Carbon starvation protein A — translation MKIVIFFVVSFLLLWGAYILVGGWLSRLFGLDPSRKTPAHAMRDGLDYEPARASYLLPQHFSAIAAAGPIVGPILAALYFGWGPAWLWIIFGSILIGGIHDFTALVASIRHRGRSIAEVVRSYMTPRAYILFLIFVWCALVYVIIAFTDVTAGTFVQAASKEGAEAPGPAVATSSSIYLLLAVLMGLVLRFTRIGPIAAKMIFLPLVGVAIAIGPHLPLDLSRLWPNANIQQIWGYILLAYCFVAALVPVWLLLQPRGELGGYFLYIVMIAGVTGAIVGAVQGDFTIQTPMFKGWSAALPAGGALPLVPMLFITVACGACSGFHSIVASGTTSKQLDRETDAKPVAYGGMLLEGFFACLSLVTVMVLAPGQTSQNPNWIYAHGIADFSARLIAPLLPASVNPFDVLFQFALLCFATFVFDTLDACTRLARYVLMELMGWTTRRQALIATALCLVVPVIAVALPRIEINGKAQPLWQVFWSIFGSSNQLLAALTLLGVTVWLARRRMAYWLTLIPAVFMMLATLWSLLLLLGPYLALWREGKPIALIQHLQCIIVVSLIGLAVWLVVEAFLTWKEITGRRSPEVVGEEVAA, via the coding sequence ATGAAAATCGTGATCTTCTTCGTTGTATCATTCTTGCTGTTGTGGGGAGCCTACATCCTGGTCGGAGGCTGGTTGAGTAGGCTGTTTGGGTTGGACCCCAGCAGAAAAACACCAGCTCACGCTATGCGTGATGGCCTCGATTACGAACCGGCTCGGGCAAGTTATCTTCTTCCGCAACATTTCTCGGCGATTGCTGCTGCAGGCCCGATCGTTGGGCCGATCCTCGCCGCGCTTTACTTTGGGTGGGGTCCGGCATGGCTCTGGATTATCTTTGGCTCAATCCTGATTGGCGGCATCCACGATTTCACAGCACTGGTAGCCAGCATTCGCCATCGCGGTCGCTCCATTGCAGAGGTGGTGCGATCGTACATGACACCGCGGGCCTACATACTCTTTCTAATTTTTGTGTGGTGCGCGCTGGTTTACGTGATCATTGCGTTTACGGACGTGACGGCGGGCACGTTTGTGCAGGCAGCCAGTAAAGAAGGAGCAGAAGCTCCGGGACCAGCCGTGGCGACTTCCTCATCGATCTACCTTCTCCTTGCTGTACTGATGGGGCTTGTCCTCCGATTCACTCGCATCGGCCCGATCGCTGCTAAGATGATCTTCTTGCCGCTGGTGGGGGTGGCCATTGCGATTGGTCCTCATCTGCCGCTGGACTTAAGTCGATTGTGGCCCAACGCCAACATTCAGCAGATCTGGGGTTACATCTTGCTTGCATACTGCTTTGTGGCAGCCTTGGTGCCGGTTTGGCTTTTGCTTCAGCCCCGGGGTGAGCTTGGGGGGTACTTCCTGTACATCGTGATGATTGCTGGAGTGACGGGAGCCATCGTCGGTGCAGTTCAGGGGGATTTCACCATTCAGACACCAATGTTTAAGGGTTGGAGCGCGGCCTTGCCAGCCGGTGGAGCGCTGCCGCTTGTCCCAATGCTCTTCATTACCGTGGCGTGTGGGGCATGCTCGGGGTTCCATAGCATTGTGGCGAGCGGGACCACCAGCAAACAGCTTGATCGCGAAACAGACGCGAAGCCAGTTGCTTACGGCGGAATGCTGCTTGAGGGATTCTTCGCCTGTCTAAGTTTGGTGACGGTGATGGTGCTCGCCCCCGGCCAGACTTCGCAAAACCCCAACTGGATCTACGCCCACGGCATTGCTGATTTCAGCGCGCGCCTGATCGCACCTTTGCTACCTGCCTCTGTCAATCCCTTCGACGTCCTATTTCAGTTTGCTCTCCTATGCTTTGCCACGTTCGTGTTCGATACGCTGGATGCGTGCACGCGTTTGGCGCGCTATGTGCTCATGGAACTCATGGGTTGGACCACGCGGCGCCAAGCCCTGATCGCGACAGCGCTCTGTCTCGTCGTTCCTGTGATTGCAGTCGCGTTGCCGCGGATCGAGATTAATGGTAAAGCTCAGCCCCTCTGGCAGGTTTTCTGGAGTATCTTTGGAAGCTCCAATCAGTTGCTTGCGGCGCTCACATTATTGGGTGTGACGGTGTGGCTTGCCCGGCGGCGTATGGCCTACTGGCTGACGCTTATTCCTGCGGTGTTCATGATGCTCGCCACGCTCTGGAGTCTTTTGCTTCTGTTGGGCCCGTATCTGGCCTTGTGGCGAGAAGGTAAACCCATTGCCCTTATCCAGCACCTGCAGTGCATCATCGTGGTCTCGCTCATTGGGCTTGCCGTCTGGCTGGTCGTCGAGGCCTTCCTCACATGGAAGGAGATTACCGGGAGGCGATCGCCTGAGGTAGTGGGTGAAGAAGTTGCTGCCTGA
- a CDS encoding UDP-glucose 4-epimerase, protein MEELVCRLQSETPEKWQDLKSFYQGKRVIITGGMGFIGSNLAIALVALGAEVLIVDSMIPDYGGNEFNIRPVADKVRINISDVRDRTSMDFLVRQCELLFNLAGSLSHVDSMKDPFTDLEINAVSQLSILESCRKYNPAVKILFAGTRGQYGRTHGKPVNEDYPMRPCDVNGINNVAGEAYHLLYNDVYGIRACSLRLTNTFGPRHQMKHPRQGVLNWFIRQLIDGQTIKLYGTGQQIRDTNYVADVVEAMLLAMASEETNGKAFNIGGEPLSLLQFVQLAIEVNGSGKYELVPFPENSLKIEVGDYIADYTRFKQAVGWEPRTPVREGIRRTLDYYRRFKEYYW, encoded by the coding sequence ATGGAAGAGCTGGTGTGTCGGTTGCAATCAGAAACACCGGAGAAATGGCAGGACTTGAAATCGTTCTATCAAGGGAAACGTGTCATAATTACTGGCGGAATGGGTTTCATCGGAAGTAATTTAGCTATTGCTCTTGTTGCATTAGGTGCAGAAGTACTAATCGTGGATTCCATGATACCGGATTATGGCGGAAATGAATTTAACATTCGTCCTGTTGCCGATAAAGTGCGGATTAACATCTCTGATGTACGTGACCGCACAAGCATGGACTTCTTGGTGCGACAGTGCGAGCTGTTATTTAACTTAGCAGGATCGTTAAGTCATGTGGATAGCATGAAGGATCCATTTACGGACTTGGAGATCAATGCAGTTAGTCAGCTTAGTATTTTGGAATCTTGTCGAAAGTATAATCCCGCGGTAAAAATACTGTTTGCTGGAACCCGGGGGCAGTACGGGCGAACTCATGGTAAGCCCGTTAATGAGGACTATCCAATGCGTCCCTGTGACGTGAACGGAATTAATAATGTCGCTGGCGAAGCCTACCATCTGTTGTACAACGATGTCTACGGCATTCGAGCTTGTTCGCTTAGGCTTACAAACACCTTTGGGCCACGGCACCAAATGAAGCACCCTCGGCAGGGAGTGTTAAACTGGTTCATCCGCCAGCTTATTGATGGACAAACTATCAAGCTTTATGGAACAGGTCAGCAAATCCGGGATACGAACTACGTAGCAGACGTGGTCGAAGCGATGTTGCTGGCAATGGCAAGTGAGGAAACGAACGGGAAAGCATTTAACATTGGTGGAGAACCCCTTAGCCTCCTTCAATTCGTTCAATTGGCGATCGAAGTGAACGGAAGCGGAAAGTACGAACTCGTGCCTTTTCCGGAGAATAGTTTGAAGATCGAAGTAGGCGACTATATCGCGGATTACACAAGGTTTAAGCAGGCGGTTGGTTGGGAGCCGCGCACGCCAGTTAGGGAAGGGATTCGACGCACCTTAGATTACTATCGGAGATTCAAAGAGTACTATTGGTAA
- a CDS encoding Aminotransferase, protein MSEMKVAFGNLQRHVAQHRAEYDAAVARVLDGGWFILGSEGEAFEQEWATAVGARYGVGVGSGTDAIHLALRAHGVGPGDVVVTVPNTCVPTAAGIEMAGARVVLCDVDETTALMDPAALARVVAEVRVKAVVPVHLYGAPAPIDEIRNVCQSVGAVLIEDAAQAHFAEYHGKRIGGTGGTVCWSFYPSKNLGAFGDAGAVTTDDPEIAEQLRMLRNYGQERRYYHKLRGTNSRLDEIQAALLRAKLCYLNEWTFKRRSIAARYRSEIRNPLVRVLGVPPNCDSSCHLFPVQVAQRDHFIQWMRSQGVECLIHYPVPIHLQEAYRHLGYRLGDFPCAERLCAEVVSLPLYPELTDDEVEWVIDCVNRYVASAPAP, encoded by the coding sequence GTGAGTGAGATGAAGGTGGCTTTTGGGAATCTGCAACGGCATGTTGCTCAGCACCGCGCTGAATACGACGCAGCCGTGGCACGTGTTCTGGATGGGGGTTGGTTTATTCTGGGCTCTGAGGGGGAAGCATTCGAACAAGAATGGGCGACAGCGGTCGGGGCGCGCTATGGAGTGGGAGTGGGCTCCGGCACGGATGCAATCCATTTGGCTTTGCGGGCACACGGCGTAGGGCCGGGGGATGTCGTAGTAACGGTTCCCAACACTTGTGTGCCGACTGCGGCGGGGATTGAGATGGCAGGTGCGCGCGTCGTGCTTTGCGATGTTGATGAAACAACTGCTCTGATGGATCCTGCGGCCTTAGCGCGCGTGGTGGCAGAGGTACGTGTGAAGGCAGTTGTTCCTGTCCATCTATATGGAGCTCCTGCTCCAATCGACGAGATCCGCAACGTCTGCCAGAGCGTGGGAGCAGTACTTATCGAAGATGCGGCTCAGGCACACTTCGCCGAGTACCACGGAAAAAGAATTGGGGGAACAGGCGGAACCGTCTGTTGGAGCTTCTACCCGAGCAAGAATCTTGGAGCGTTTGGCGACGCAGGAGCCGTGACGACGGACGATCCAGAAATCGCTGAGCAGCTTCGGATGCTGCGCAATTATGGCCAAGAACGGCGCTATTATCACAAGCTGCGAGGAACGAACAGCCGCCTTGATGAAATTCAAGCTGCCTTGTTGCGGGCAAAGCTCTGTTATCTGAACGAATGGACATTCAAGCGGAGGAGCATTGCTGCTCGCTATCGGAGCGAAATTCGTAATCCGCTGGTGCGCGTGCTCGGTGTCCCGCCGAACTGTGACTCGAGCTGCCATCTATTTCCCGTTCAGGTAGCGCAACGGGATCATTTTATTCAGTGGATGCGATCGCAAGGTGTTGAATGCCTCATTCATTATCCGGTGCCGATTCACCTCCAGGAAGCGTATCGCCATTTGGGCTATCGTCTTGGCGATTTTCCCTGTGCAGAGCGGCTTTGCGCGGAAGTAGTATCACTGCCCCTGTACCCTGAACTGACCGACGACGAGGTGGAGTGGGTAATTGATTGTGTCAACCGCTACGTCGCTTCTGCCCCAGCCCCGTGA